The Pararge aegeria chromosome 8, ilParAegt1.1, whole genome shotgun sequence genome window below encodes:
- the LOC120625851 gene encoding guanine nucleotide-binding protein-like 3 homolog, with protein MAKFKLKKPSKRQPARLRYKIEKKVRDHNRKIKKEAKKNPKSKKPKAVQIPNVCPFKEDILKEVEAVKKHKEEEKLKRRELAKLEKQNRLEEKKKNPVGMDTLVANAEARGKVHDAFKSPETENVNEYGKDRQQENSLKTYYREFKKVISEAEVVLEVVDARDPLGTRCVQVEEAVRESGKKLVLVLNKADLIPRDNLTAWLKYLRRQSPAVPFKASTQQQQHNLGRRKMKHIVKEKEMKGSACVGAELLMSLLGNYSLNKGIKTSITVGVVGLPNVGKSSIINSLNRSKACNVGSTPGVTKQMQTVQIDSKIKILDSPGIVFHSGSDNDATVALKNAIKVGSLKDPIVPATAILQRAHKHTLVALYCIPEFNTPQEFFASLAARMGRYKKGGVPDQEAAARILLNDWNIGKVRYFTVPPETPDSEVHVEAKIVSTMAPEFDINSYEAMETEVINALGDNTTEEAIKITSTGPVKVVLDEMQVDEDESSLLPNTLNIRPKLDKTNKSSEKTKADPEMLIEGNTKLNKLRKMQFKRDKKKKARNEKQAVNLADVLENVTLSSANKSDVYDFKEDFK; from the exons ATGGCTAAATTTAAATTGA AAAAACCATCCAAGAGGCAGCCAGCTCGCCTACGttataaaattgagaaaaaagTAAGAGATCATAATAGGAAGATAAAAAAAGAAGCAAAGAAAAATCCAAAGTCCAAGAAACCTAAAGCTGTTCAGATACCCAATGTGTGTCCATTCAAAGAAGACATATTGAAAGAGGTTGAGGCTGTAAAGAAGCATAAAGAAGAAGAGAAGCTGAAAAGAAGGGAACTAGCAAAGTTGGAGAAGCAAAATAGGTTAGAAGAGAAAAAGAAGAACCCTGTTGGCATGGATACTTTG gtagcAAATGCGGAAGCCAGGGGTAAAGTTCATGATGCTTTTAAAAGCCCTGAAACTGAAAACGTTAATGAATACGGCAAGGACAGGCAGCAAGAGAATTCACTGAAAACTTACTACAGAGAATTCAAGAAAGTTATATCCGAGGCTGAAGTTGTATTAGAGGTGGTTGATGCGCGTGACCCTTTGG GTACAAGATGTGTACAAGTAGAGGAGGCAGTGCGTGAATCAGGCAAGAAGCTGGTGTTGGTCCTCAACAAGGCAGATCTCATCCCCCGCGACAACCTCACTGCATGGCTCAAATACCTGCGTCGACAATCACCTGCCGTCCCTTTCAAAGCTTCCACACAACAGCAACAACACAATCTGGGAAGAAGGAAAATGAAACATATTGTAAAGGAAAAGGAAATGAAAG gATCTGCGTGTGTAGGTGCAGAGTTACTAATGAGCCTTTTAGGCAACTATAGTCTTAACAAAGGTATCAAGACGTCCATCACTGTTGGAGTGGTGGGCTTGCCAAACGTCGGCAAGAGttccatcatcaacagcctTAATAGATCCAAGGCTTGTAATGTTGGGAGTACACCTGGAGTCACGAA ACAAATGCAAACAGTCCAAATTGACTCCAAGATCAAGATCCTCGACAGTCCCGGCATAGTGTTCCACTCGGGCTCAGACAACGACGCGACTGTCGCGCTCAAGAACGCCATTAAAGTAGGCAGCCTTAAGGACCCGATCGTACCCGCGACAGCCATATTGCAGagagcacacaaacacacattaGTGGCATTGTATTGTATACCAGAATTTAATACGCCACAG GAATTCTTTGCAAGTTTGGCGGCGCGTATGGGAAGATATAAGAAAGGGGGTGTCCCCGACCAAGAAGCGGCAGCTAGGATACTTCTAAACGATTGGAACATTGGAAAG GTGAGGTACTTCACGGTACCACCAGAGACACCAGATTCAGAGGTGCACGTTGAAGCCAAAATAGTATCAACAATGGCGCCCGAATTCGATATCAACAGTTACGAGGCAATGGAGACAGAGGTCATCAACGCCCTCGGAGACAACACCACTGAAGAAGCAATTAAG ATCACAAGCACAGGACCAGTGAAAGTCGTGCTCGATGAAATGCAAGTAGATGAAGACGAATCCAGCCTCCTTCCAAACACGCTCAACATACGACCCAAGCTGGACAAAACTAACAAATCCAGCGAGAAGACCAAAGCGGACCCCGAAATGCTAATAGAGGGCAACACTAAATTGAATAAACTAAGAAAAATGCAGTTCAAAAGGGACAAAAAGAAAAAGGCGAGAAACGAGAAACAGGCGGTAAACCTAGCGGATGTTCTAGAAAACGTCACGTTATCTAGCGCCAATAAAAGTGATGTATACGATTTTAAGgaggattttaaataa
- the LOC120625665 gene encoding calreticulin, protein MKSLVLSLVSLLALYSVNCDVYYEEKFPDDSWESNWIYSEHPGKEFGKFKLTAGKFFNDPEEDKGLQTSEDARFYALSHKFKSFSNEGKNLVIQFSVKHEQDIDCGGGYVKVFDCNLDQKDMHGESPYEIMFGPDICGPGTKKVHVIFSYKGKNHLIKKDIRCKDDVYSHMYTLVVKPDNTYEVLIDNEKVEGGNLEDDWDFLPPKKIKDPEAKKPEDWDERATIPDPDDTKPEDWEKPEHIPDPDAAKPEDWDDEMDGEWEPPMIDNPDYKGAWTPKQIDNPAYKGIWVHPEIDNPEYTEDKNLYLRKEICAVGLDLWQVKSGTIFDNILFTDDLEEAKERGALLKQTLEGEKKMKTAQDEAEREKEKSEKPEDDDDEDLDDDAIPEGVDAPVEEHDEL, encoded by the exons atgaaatcgCTAGTTTTATCTCTAGTCAGCTTGCTGGCTTTATATTCAGTAAATTGTGATGTGTATTACGAAGAAAAATTCCCTGACG ATTCATGGGAATCTAATTGGATCTATAGTGAGCATCCCGGAAAAGAATTCGGCAAATTCAAATTGACTGCAGGCAAATTCTTCAATGACCCAGAAGAAGATAAAG GTCTACAAACCTCTGAGGACGCGAGGTTCTACGCCCTCTCACATAAATTCAAGTCCTTTTCAAATGAGGGGAAAAACTTAGTAATTCAGTTCTCAGTCAAGCATGAACAGGACATTGACTGTGGAGGCGGTTATGTCAAAGTATTTGACTGCAACTTAGACCAGAAGGACATGCATGGAGAGAGCCCGTACGAGATCATGTTTGGTCCAGATATCTGCGGTCCTGGTACCAAAAAG GTGCATGTTATCTTCAGCTACAAAGGCAAGAATCACCTGATCAAGAAAGACATCCGCTGCAAGGACGATGTTTACTCCCATATGTACACCCTCGTGGTGAAGCCAGACAACACATATGAAGTTCTCATCGACAATGAGAAGGTTGAAGGTGGAAATCTCGAGGATGACTGGGACTTCCTGCCACCCAAGAAGATCAAG GACCCAGAAGCAAAGAAACCGGAAGACTGGGACGAGCGTGCGACCATCCCTGACCCCGACGACACAAAGCCCGAGGACTGGGAGAAGCCGGAGCACATCCCCGACCCTGATGCCGCCAAGCCTGAGGACTGGGATGACGAGATGGACGGCGAGTGGGAACCGCCCATGATCGACAACCCTGACTACAAGGGCGCGTGGACCCCTAAACAG ATTGACAACCCAGCTTACAAAGGCATATGGGTTCACCCTGAAATCGACAACCCGGAGTACACAGAGGACAAGAATCTCTACCTGCGTAAGGAAATCTGCGCAGTCGGTCTGGACCTGTGGCAAGTCAAATCCGGAACCATCTTTGACAACATTCTGTTCACTGATGACCTGGAAGAGGCCAAGGAACGCGGGGCGCTATTGAAGCAAACTCTAGAAGGAGAGAAGAAGATGAAGACTGCCCAGGATGAGGCCGAGAGGGAGAAGGAGAAGTCTGAGAAGCCCgaggacgatgatgatgaagatctGGATGACGATGCTATTCCCGAGGGAGTTGATGCTCCTGTG GAGGAACACGACGAGCTGTAA